In one Pseudarthrobacter sp. NBSH8 genomic region, the following are encoded:
- a CDS encoding DUF4956 domain-containing protein translates to MRLRSTELAQNEVACYFSALELGLILLVMFVGDHPRVLPAHRHQTVILNRALAEDGELYARLEEALHGQVHSATVQELDLVNDKTIVDVRYAYTPRIHRPAAQATISAITTAARRTLSRHLPCIMP, encoded by the coding sequence ATCCGGCTCCGTTCCACCGAGCTGGCCCAGAACGAGGTGGCCTGCTACTTCTCGGCTCTGGAGCTGGGCCTGATCCTGCTGGTGATGTTCGTTGGCGACCACCCCCGCGTCCTGCCCGCCCACCGGCACCAGACCGTTATCCTGAACCGGGCCCTGGCAGAGGACGGCGAACTGTACGCACGGCTCGAGGAAGCCCTGCATGGCCAGGTCCACTCCGCGACAGTCCAGGAACTTGACCTGGTCAACGACAAAACCATCGTCGACGTCCGCTACGCCTACACCCCCCGCATCCACCGGCCGGCAGCTCAGGCCACCATCTCAGCCATCACGACGGCGGCACGCCGCACGCTGAGCCGGCACCTTCCCTGCATCATGCCGTAG
- a CDS encoding GntR family transcriptional regulator codes for MRKSSATSASGREKAYAYLRENILIDPEVQGKFLNEQELAAEIGVSRTPVREALLLLVSDGLVELIPQRGAYVPPVTGREMSELMELRGVLESHAARLVIEQRRVPAETMQDTLDQQAQLPHELNADAAQEFIRLDTLFHQLLIDAAGNELISRTYSKLHVRQILVGVAALFRTGDRRGQVCAEHQDILDALVSGDAAKAQEAIDHHLAVTRDILLRA; via the coding sequence ATGCGAAAAAGTTCGGCGACGTCGGCGTCCGGCCGCGAGAAGGCGTACGCGTACCTGCGGGAAAACATCCTGATTGACCCGGAGGTCCAGGGGAAGTTCCTGAACGAGCAGGAGCTGGCCGCGGAGATCGGCGTCTCGCGAACTCCGGTCCGGGAGGCGCTCCTGCTGCTCGTCTCCGACGGCCTGGTGGAACTGATTCCGCAGCGCGGTGCCTATGTTCCGCCGGTAACGGGCCGCGAAATGTCGGAACTTATGGAGCTCCGGGGTGTGCTGGAAAGCCATGCCGCCCGCCTGGTGATCGAACAGCGCCGCGTTCCTGCGGAAACCATGCAGGACACCCTCGACCAGCAGGCCCAGCTTCCACATGAGCTGAATGCGGACGCTGCGCAGGAGTTCATCCGACTGGACACCCTCTTCCATCAGCTGCTGATCGACGCCGCGGGCAATGAGCTCATCTCCCGAACGTACAGCAAGCTGCATGTCCGGCAGATCCTGGTGGGCGTCGCTGCCCTGTTCCGCACCGGTGACCGGCGCGGACAGGTGTGCGCCGAACACCAGGACATCCTCGATGCCCTGGTGTCCGGCGATGCCGCCAAGGCGCAGGAGGCCATTGACCATCACCTGGCCGTCACCCGGGATATCCTGCTCCGCGCCTGA
- a CDS encoding DUF2848 domain-containing protein, with protein sequence MTTLSFELPDGSTRTVQVKHLLNAGYAGREKEEVQAHIAELAELGVPGPTTTPALYPVSPYLAQQVSEVRVQHARTSGEAEWALAITDDGVLLTVACDHTDRELEVHGVAWSKNASPDVLGRKAWRLDDVRGHLDQITLKGWVGEGETPDTLIQDSSLEALLTPDYWLDVLTERGLNEPGTVLISGTVAMTSGVNQFARSWKVEMTDPVTGSTVDAQYMVEQMAEPIG encoded by the coding sequence ATGACGACTCTGAGCTTCGAACTTCCCGACGGCAGCACCCGCACAGTCCAGGTCAAGCACCTCCTGAACGCCGGTTACGCAGGGCGGGAAAAGGAGGAAGTGCAGGCCCACATTGCCGAACTGGCCGAACTCGGCGTTCCGGGCCCCACCACCACGCCGGCGCTGTATCCGGTCTCGCCGTACCTGGCGCAGCAGGTTTCCGAAGTCCGCGTGCAGCATGCCCGGACCTCCGGGGAAGCCGAATGGGCGCTTGCCATCACGGACGACGGCGTGCTGCTGACCGTCGCGTGCGACCACACGGACCGCGAGCTCGAGGTCCATGGGGTGGCCTGGAGCAAGAATGCCAGCCCGGACGTCCTGGGCCGCAAGGCGTGGCGGCTGGACGACGTACGCGGTCACCTGGACCAGATCACGCTGAAGGGCTGGGTGGGGGAGGGCGAAACCCCGGACACCCTGATCCAGGACAGTTCGCTGGAAGCCCTGCTGACCCCGGACTACTGGCTGGACGTGCTGACCGAGCGCGGCCTGAATGAGCCGGGGACGGTCCTTATTTCCGGCACGGTAGCCATGACCAGCGGCGTGAACCAGTTCGCCCGCAGCTGGAAAGTGGAGATGACAGACCCTGTGACCGGATCCACCGTGGATGCCCAGTACATGGTGGAGCAGATGGCCGAGCCCATCGGCTGA
- a CDS encoding GAF and ANTAR domain-containing protein, producing the protein MASESTAKSATSITEHLHEELLNSSDVEEFLDELARVTARNLSEPGDEVLCGITLLRPRKSATIASSGTAARAISQIEYQSEQSPGMAASLEQVTVGVPDVKDESRWPEYCEAVLAQGIRSVLAIPFRLEGETKATLLLYSHRTSRFEGGVLKAAEDFVRQTSLALRLAVRFAHYSETAAHLRATLESRTVIDMAVGIIMAQNRCSQQEAFELLRAASSTRNSKLHTVAAAVVNALGQGPAQTHYDG; encoded by the coding sequence GTGGCCAGCGAGTCAACAGCAAAATCAGCTACATCAATCACCGAGCACCTGCACGAAGAACTCCTCAACAGCTCCGACGTAGAGGAGTTCCTGGATGAGCTCGCCCGGGTGACGGCCCGCAACCTTTCCGAACCCGGCGACGAAGTGCTGTGCGGCATCACTCTTCTGCGCCCGCGCAAGTCGGCCACCATCGCCAGCAGCGGCACCGCTGCCCGCGCTATCAGCCAGATTGAATACCAGTCCGAGCAGAGCCCAGGCATGGCTGCCTCGCTGGAGCAGGTGACGGTGGGCGTTCCCGATGTCAAAGACGAATCACGCTGGCCCGAATACTGCGAGGCCGTCCTCGCCCAAGGCATCCGTTCAGTGCTCGCCATCCCGTTCCGGCTGGAGGGGGAAACCAAAGCCACGCTCCTCCTCTACTCCCACCGGACCTCCCGCTTCGAAGGCGGCGTGCTGAAGGCTGCGGAGGACTTCGTCCGCCAGACGTCGCTGGCCCTGCGGCTTGCGGTGCGTTTCGCGCATTACAGCGAGACGGCGGCGCACCTGCGTGCCACCCTCGAATCACGCACGGTGATCGACATGGCGGTGGGCATCATCATGGCCCAGAACCGGTGCAGCCAGCAGGAGGCTTTTGAACTGCTCAGAGCGGCGTCCAGCACCCGCAATTCCAAGCTGCATACCGTCGCGGCGGCCGTGGTGAATGCACTTGGCCAAGGGCCGGCCCAGACGCACTACGACGGCTGA
- a CDS encoding acyl-CoA desaturase, which yields MSVVSESKKVSEGKTAPTGAAKTRPGALAESGSPLVRPPAAAHLTDEQVAELGRELDAIRDEILAKRGATDAAYIRRMIKIQRGLEISGRAALLVSKNKAAWVTGTTLLSFAKILENMELGHNILHGQWDWMRDPDIHSTTWEWDFVTPSRAWQHTHNDLHHRWTNVVGKDNDVGYNLLRMDEDQPWQPHNLGNPLYNAILSPLFEWGIAIYDLELAEYQAGKKSKEALVKDLKALGRKVVTQFTKDYAATPAVAMLTGSGKQALYGTLTANAVRNVWAHAVIFCGHFPEGTDTFTEEMVEGETRGDWYVRQMIGSANISGSKFMHLMTGNLSHQIEHHLFPDLPSNRYAEVAPRVREICQRYGLKYTTGPLLKQVGSSWAKVFKLALPGKAARA from the coding sequence ATGTCAGTAGTTTCAGAAAGCAAGAAAGTTTCCGAAGGCAAGACCGCCCCCACCGGAGCGGCAAAGACGCGCCCCGGCGCGCTGGCCGAGTCCGGCAGCCCGCTGGTCCGTCCTCCTGCCGCAGCGCACCTTACGGACGAACAGGTAGCTGAGCTGGGCCGTGAACTCGACGCGATCCGCGACGAAATCCTGGCCAAGCGCGGTGCCACCGACGCCGCCTACATCCGGCGCATGATCAAGATCCAGCGCGGGCTGGAGATCTCCGGCCGCGCGGCACTGCTGGTCAGCAAGAACAAGGCAGCCTGGGTCACCGGCACCACGCTGCTCAGTTTCGCCAAGATCCTGGAAAACATGGAACTCGGCCACAACATCCTCCACGGGCAGTGGGACTGGATGCGGGACCCGGACATCCACTCCACCACGTGGGAGTGGGACTTCGTCACCCCCTCACGCGCCTGGCAGCACACACACAATGACCTCCACCACCGCTGGACCAACGTGGTGGGCAAGGACAACGACGTCGGGTACAACCTCCTGCGCATGGACGAGGACCAGCCGTGGCAGCCCCACAACCTGGGCAACCCGCTGTACAACGCCATCCTTTCCCCGCTGTTCGAATGGGGCATCGCCATCTACGACCTCGAGCTTGCTGAGTACCAGGCAGGCAAGAAGTCCAAGGAAGCGCTCGTCAAGGACCTTAAGGCCCTGGGCCGCAAGGTGGTCACCCAGTTCACCAAGGACTACGCCGCCACTCCTGCCGTCGCCATGCTCACCGGCTCCGGCAAGCAGGCGCTCTACGGCACCCTGACCGCCAACGCCGTCCGCAACGTGTGGGCGCACGCCGTGATCTTCTGCGGTCACTTCCCGGAAGGCACTGACACCTTTACAGAGGAAATGGTGGAAGGCGAAACCCGCGGTGACTGGTACGTCCGGCAGATGATCGGTTCCGCCAACATCTCCGGTTCCAAGTTCATGCACCTGATGACAGGCAACCTGTCGCACCAGATCGAGCACCACCTGTTCCCGGACCTGCCGTCCAACCGGTACGCAGAGGTCGCGCCGCGGGTACGCGAGATCTGCCAGCGCTACGGCCTGAAGTACACCACGGGTCCGCTGCTGAAGCAGGTGGGATCGTCCTGGGCGAAGGTCTTCAAGCTGGCACTGCCGGGCAAGGCTGCCAGGGCTTGA
- a CDS encoding DUF3592 domain-containing protein, protein MPTALEMAGPILEMMTWLCLPPGLALLFYSGILRRFVHPWNIAEAVVYADATGTGFRWFDRKYQVHHAPMSPHDIKELAVGDTLPIYYHPKRPTQWQTAAPEAAGRTAVLLGRVLTGIGAVALIAGFLLPMV, encoded by the coding sequence ATGCCCACTGCGCTTGAAATGGCAGGTCCCATTCTGGAAATGATGACCTGGCTGTGCCTTCCGCCGGGGCTTGCCCTGCTGTTCTACTCGGGCATCCTCCGGCGGTTTGTGCACCCTTGGAACATTGCGGAAGCAGTGGTCTATGCGGACGCTACCGGAACGGGCTTCCGCTGGTTTGACCGCAAGTACCAGGTTCACCACGCCCCGATGTCGCCCCACGACATCAAAGAACTGGCCGTGGGCGACACCCTGCCGATCTACTACCACCCCAAGCGCCCCACGCAGTGGCAGACCGCAGCGCCCGAAGCGGCGGGGCGGACCGCCGTCTTGCTTGGCCGGGTGCTCACCGGGATCGGTGCCGTGGCGCTTATCGCGGGCTTCCTGCTGCCGATGGTCTGA
- a CDS encoding carbon-nitrogen hydrolase family protein, with product MRLAVAQIISGADLAANLELIRDYATRAKAAGAELVVFPEAAMRAFGNSLTDIAEPLDGPWAAAVRGIAHELDITVVAGMFTPGGGGRVRNTLLVTGPGAETSYDKIHLFDAFGFAESDTVDAGTAPVTFEVGGTTFGLATCYDVRFPALFTANAKAGAQVNIVCASWGAGEGKAEQWDLLVRARALDSTTFVVASGQGDPASVGIASAGKAPTGVGHSAVISPLGSALVALGGKPELAVVDIDQSVVAEVRGKLPVLANARTF from the coding sequence ATGCGTTTAGCAGTGGCCCAAATCATCTCCGGCGCCGATCTGGCCGCCAACCTGGAGCTAATCCGAGACTACGCCACGCGGGCCAAAGCCGCCGGAGCCGAGCTCGTGGTGTTCCCGGAAGCCGCCATGCGCGCCTTCGGCAACAGCCTGACGGACATTGCCGAGCCACTGGACGGGCCATGGGCCGCCGCCGTCCGCGGCATTGCCCACGAGCTGGACATCACTGTGGTGGCGGGCATGTTCACCCCGGGCGGGGGCGGCCGGGTGCGGAATACCTTGCTGGTCACCGGCCCGGGCGCCGAGACCTCCTACGACAAGATCCACCTCTTTGATGCGTTTGGTTTCGCCGAGTCCGATACCGTCGACGCCGGAACAGCCCCCGTGACCTTCGAGGTGGGCGGCACCACTTTCGGTTTGGCCACCTGCTACGACGTGCGATTCCCGGCACTGTTCACGGCCAACGCCAAAGCCGGCGCCCAGGTCAACATTGTCTGCGCCTCGTGGGGGGCCGGCGAGGGCAAAGCTGAACAGTGGGACCTCCTGGTCCGCGCCCGTGCCCTGGACAGCACCACCTTCGTAGTGGCCAGCGGTCAGGGAGATCCGGCGAGCGTCGGCATCGCCTCCGCCGGCAAGGCTCCCACCGGCGTGGGCCACAGCGCCGTCATCTCTCCCCTGGGTTCTGCCCTGGTGGCCCTCGGCGGCAAACCGGAACTCGCCGTCGTCGACATTGACCAGTCCGTCGTAGCAGAGGTCCGCGGCAAACTGCCTGTCCTGGCTAACGCCCGGACCTTCTGA
- a CDS encoding ferredoxin reductase — protein sequence MIRLRQLAQAASVLTTPLAPEDILALFNPVFSARQLRGVVTRVVQETAQSATIFFRPGRGWHSHLAGQWARIGVELDGVRHWRSYSLSAPAGKDPAITVTDVGAVSGTLVRTTKPGDVLFLAPPQGDFVLPEHPRPLLMITAGSGITPVMSMIRTLVPRRPDADVVLVHSARTPGDSLFREELAELADQFPNFRLAHWYTGEQGRMDLTNTAELDEICPDWKERAAYACGPDSFLDDAEALWKQASLTAGAPGSDVALAGDPGNLMIERFNTTFAGGVGHDGGLVTFEASDREIDADGDTPLLDVGEDAGVLMPSGCRMGICHSCLTPLLAGQVRDLRTNEVHGEPGQLIQTCVSAAAGPVNLEL from the coding sequence ATGATCCGGCTACGTCAGCTGGCACAGGCGGCTTCCGTACTGACCACGCCATTGGCACCGGAAGATATTCTGGCGCTCTTCAACCCTGTCTTCTCCGCGCGCCAACTCCGCGGAGTGGTGACCCGCGTGGTCCAGGAAACGGCGCAGTCGGCCACCATTTTCTTTCGTCCCGGCCGCGGCTGGCATTCGCACCTGGCCGGCCAGTGGGCGCGCATCGGCGTTGAGCTCGACGGCGTCCGCCACTGGCGCTCCTATTCGCTGAGCGCCCCCGCCGGCAAGGACCCCGCCATCACTGTCACCGACGTCGGCGCAGTCTCCGGAACCCTGGTCCGGACCACCAAACCTGGTGATGTCCTTTTCCTGGCACCCCCGCAGGGCGACTTCGTCCTTCCCGAGCACCCCCGGCCGCTGCTGATGATCACCGCCGGCAGCGGCATCACTCCGGTGATGTCTATGATCCGCACCCTTGTTCCGCGCCGCCCGGATGCCGACGTCGTGCTGGTGCACTCGGCCCGCACGCCCGGCGACAGCCTCTTCCGCGAGGAACTCGCCGAACTGGCTGACCAGTTCCCCAACTTCCGGCTGGCCCACTGGTACACCGGCGAACAGGGCCGGATGGACCTGACCAACACGGCCGAGCTCGATGAGATCTGCCCGGACTGGAAGGAACGGGCCGCGTACGCGTGCGGGCCGGACAGTTTCCTGGACGACGCCGAGGCCCTGTGGAAGCAGGCGTCCCTCACAGCCGGCGCCCCCGGTTCCGATGTTGCCCTCGCCGGCGATCCCGGCAACCTGATGATTGAACGGTTCAACACCACCTTCGCCGGGGGTGTGGGGCACGACGGCGGCCTGGTCACCTTTGAGGCGTCGGACCGGGAGATTGACGCCGACGGCGATACTCCGCTGCTCGACGTCGGCGAGGACGCCGGGGTGCTAATGCCCAGCGGCTGCCGGATGGGAATCTGCCACAGTTGCCTGACCCCGCTCCTGGCCGGACAGGTCCGTGACCTTCGCACCAACGAGGTCCACGGTGAACCCGGCCAACTGATCCAAACGTGTGTCTCGGCAGCCGCCGGACCCGTCAACCTCGAACTCTGA
- a CDS encoding alpha/beta fold hydrolase codes for MAFVTVGTENSTDTELYYEDHGSGQPVVLIHGYPLDGSSWEKQTTALLAAGYRVITYDRRGFGKSTKATSGYDYDTFAADLNTLLNRLELNNAVLVGFSMGTGEVARYLSTYGSARVARAAFLGSLEPFLLKTDDNPDGVPQEVFDGLTEAVTSDRYAFFTEFFKNFYNTDTFLGTPRLSQEVLDASWRIAAGAGATASVAAQPPWLTDFRGDIPRIDVPALIVHGTADNILPIDATGRRFAKALPSAHYVEIDGAPHGLLWTHAAEVNEALLAFLKKQAG; via the coding sequence ATGGCATTCGTCACCGTTGGAACCGAGAACAGCACCGATACCGAGCTCTACTACGAAGACCACGGGAGCGGCCAGCCCGTTGTCCTGATCCATGGCTACCCGCTGGACGGATCCTCCTGGGAAAAGCAGACCACCGCCCTTTTGGCGGCAGGATACCGCGTGATCACGTACGACCGCCGCGGCTTCGGCAAGTCAACCAAAGCCACCAGCGGCTACGACTATGACACGTTCGCCGCCGACCTCAATACGCTCCTGAACCGTCTGGAACTCAACAACGCCGTGCTGGTGGGATTCTCCATGGGCACCGGTGAAGTTGCCCGCTACCTGAGCACGTACGGTTCGGCCCGGGTGGCCCGCGCAGCCTTCCTTGGATCGCTGGAGCCGTTCCTCCTTAAAACAGACGACAACCCGGACGGCGTTCCCCAGGAAGTCTTCGACGGTCTCACCGAAGCGGTCACATCGGACCGGTATGCGTTCTTCACGGAATTCTTCAAAAACTTCTACAACACCGACACGTTCCTGGGCACCCCGCGGCTCAGCCAGGAAGTCCTGGACGCCAGCTGGAGAATCGCCGCCGGTGCAGGCGCCACCGCATCAGTGGCCGCGCAGCCCCCATGGCTGACCGACTTCCGCGGGGACATCCCCAGGATTGATGTCCCCGCGCTGATTGTCCACGGGACGGCGGACAACATCCTGCCCATCGATGCCACCGGCCGCCGGTTTGCCAAGGCCCTGCCCAGCGCCCACTACGTGGAGATCGACGGCGCCCCGCACGGCCTGCTGTGGACGCACGCCGCGGAAGTCAACGAAGCCCTGCTCGCCTTCCTGAAAAAGCAGGCCGGATAA
- a CDS encoding MFS transporter, whose translation MANVPVPASGAAPRPDKPIHPKGLYKAFAASLTGTALEWYDFAVYSAAAAVVFPLVFFPSSDPLTGTILAFSTYAVGYVSRPIGGIIFGRLGDRIGRKKVLVTTLMIIGVATVLIGVLPGYATIGIAAPIILVLLRFAQGVGVGGEWGGAVLLSSEYGDPHRRGFWASAAQVGPPAGNLMANGALAVLTLTLTEEQFIGFGWRIAFLVSALLVGFGLWIRLKLEDTPIFKAIEAHGEQPSAPVREVFSKELRPLIAATLCRVGPDVLYALFTVFTLTYGIQALGYERSQVLTAVLIGSAFQLFMIPLAGAVSDRFNRRLVYGTAAVVGAVWTFVFFGVLGADNEPMLIIGIVLGLMAHSFMYGPQAAFIVEQFSPRLRSTGSSLAYTFAGVIGGAIAPLMFTLLLAQFGTWIPVAIYVTVAAAVTAVGLALGRDSNVVEDEDFRLLLEGSAAARQQYAN comes from the coding sequence ATGGCTAACGTCCCAGTTCCGGCTTCCGGCGCAGCGCCGCGTCCGGACAAGCCGATTCACCCCAAGGGCCTGTATAAGGCCTTCGCCGCCAGCCTCACCGGCACCGCCCTTGAGTGGTACGACTTCGCCGTCTACTCGGCCGCGGCCGCCGTCGTATTTCCCCTGGTCTTCTTCCCGTCATCCGATCCCCTGACCGGCACCATCCTGGCCTTCTCCACATATGCGGTGGGCTACGTGTCCCGGCCTATCGGCGGCATCATCTTCGGCCGGCTCGGTGACCGGATCGGCCGCAAGAAGGTCCTGGTGACCACCCTGATGATCATCGGCGTGGCCACCGTCCTGATCGGCGTGCTGCCAGGCTACGCAACTATCGGCATCGCGGCCCCGATCATCCTGGTGCTGCTGCGCTTCGCCCAGGGCGTGGGCGTCGGCGGCGAATGGGGCGGCGCCGTGCTGCTCTCCAGTGAATACGGCGATCCCCACCGGCGCGGTTTCTGGGCCTCTGCAGCCCAGGTGGGCCCGCCCGCCGGCAACCTCATGGCCAACGGCGCCCTGGCTGTCCTGACCCTCACTCTCACCGAGGAGCAGTTCATCGGTTTCGGCTGGCGCATCGCGTTCCTGGTCTCGGCCCTGCTGGTCGGTTTCGGCCTCTGGATCCGCCTGAAGCTGGAAGACACCCCCATCTTCAAGGCCATCGAAGCCCACGGAGAACAGCCCAGCGCCCCTGTCCGCGAGGTCTTCAGCAAGGAACTCCGGCCCCTCATCGCCGCCACGCTGTGCCGGGTGGGCCCGGACGTGCTCTACGCCCTGTTCACCGTTTTCACCCTCACCTACGGCATCCAGGCCCTCGGCTATGAACGCAGCCAGGTGCTGACGGCAGTCCTGATCGGCTCCGCATTCCAGCTGTTTATGATCCCGCTGGCCGGCGCTGTGTCCGACCGGTTTAACCGCCGCCTGGTCTACGGCACCGCAGCGGTGGTGGGCGCTGTGTGGACCTTCGTCTTCTTCGGCGTCCTGGGCGCCGACAACGAGCCGATGCTCATCATCGGCATTGTGCTCGGCCTTATGGCGCACTCATTTATGTACGGCCCGCAGGCTGCCTTCATCGTGGAACAGTTCTCACCCCGGCTCCGCTCCACCGGCAGCTCACTGGCCTACACCTTCGCCGGTGTGATCGGCGGCGCCATCGCTCCCCTGATGTTCACTCTGCTCCTGGCCCAGTTCGGCACCTGGATTCCGGTGGCGATCTACGTGACCGTGGCCGCGGCCGTCACAGCCGTGGGCCTGGCCCTCGGCCGCGACTCCAACGTTGTGGAGGACGAAGACTTCCGCTTGCTGCTGGAAGGATCCGCGGCAGCGCGCCAGCAGTACGCCAACTAG
- a CDS encoding lytic transglycosylase domain-containing protein, translated as MLRLKRLAVFCVFAICVITAVAFWALGQSGVDSRGVLPPPPRAEAKLETSSTGLTTAVNITRNADAEWLIQAAAQTGIPARALRAYVGAASAANHFAPGCGIGWNTVAAVGFVESHHGEYGGGKLNAAGQASGPMVGPSLDGNGFAAIADTDAGVLDGDARWDRAVGPMQFIPSTWELAGRDGNGDGEADPFNIDDAALSAAGYLCDRGRDLAAANGWAEAIYSYNQSDSYVDQVREQATFYAEKTGTTG; from the coding sequence GTGCTCCGACTTAAACGCCTTGCGGTTTTCTGCGTGTTCGCGATCTGCGTCATTACCGCGGTGGCATTCTGGGCACTCGGACAGTCGGGTGTGGACTCCCGCGGGGTACTTCCCCCTCCGCCACGGGCTGAGGCGAAACTCGAAACGTCCTCCACCGGCCTTACCACTGCCGTCAATATCACCCGGAACGCTGACGCAGAGTGGCTCATCCAGGCTGCCGCGCAAACGGGAATACCAGCCCGTGCGCTTCGGGCTTACGTGGGTGCGGCCAGCGCGGCCAATCATTTCGCTCCGGGGTGTGGGATCGGCTGGAATACGGTGGCGGCAGTCGGCTTCGTCGAATCCCACCACGGAGAATACGGCGGCGGAAAACTGAATGCCGCGGGGCAGGCGAGCGGGCCAATGGTCGGCCCGAGCCTGGACGGCAACGGATTTGCCGCCATTGCTGATACCGACGCCGGCGTCCTGGATGGCGACGCTCGATGGGACCGCGCCGTCGGACCCATGCAGTTCATTCCGTCCACCTGGGAGCTAGCGGGACGGGACGGGAACGGTGACGGCGAAGCGGATCCTTTCAACATCGACGATGCCGCCCTCAGCGCGGCCGGTTACTTATGCGACCGCGGCCGCGACCTCGCCGCCGCGAACGGATGGGCTGAGGCCATCTACTCCTACAACCAGTCCGACTCCTACGTGGACCAGGTGCGCGAACAGGCCACCTTCTACGCCGAGAAGACGGGCACCACAGGATAA
- a CDS encoding response regulator transcription factor, giving the protein METKRICLVIEDNDDIRGLITVVMTRAGFSVRSVANGAEGIAAAAEPSVALITLDLGLPDMDGHVVARAIRALSTAPMLFLTARSEEDDILAGMASGAAAYLTKPFHPKELQELALRLCPANVPARPETTPQRQL; this is encoded by the coding sequence ATGGAAACAAAACGCATCTGCCTTGTCATCGAGGACAACGATGACATCCGCGGTCTGATCACGGTGGTCATGACCCGCGCAGGCTTTTCCGTACGTTCGGTCGCCAACGGCGCCGAAGGAATTGCCGCGGCCGCTGAACCATCGGTCGCTCTGATCACCCTTGACCTTGGCCTGCCGGACATGGACGGGCACGTCGTAGCCCGGGCAATCCGGGCCTTAAGCACCGCTCCCATGCTGTTCCTCACCGCGCGGTCCGAGGAAGACGACATACTGGCCGGAATGGCCTCCGGCGCTGCCGCCTACCTAACCAAGCCGTTCCACCCCAAAGAACTGCAGGAGCTCGCGCTGCGGCTCTGCCCGGCAAACGTCCCCGCCCGCCCGGAAACCACGCCACAACGGCAGCTTTAG